In Mesorhizobium sp. 113-3-3, a genomic segment contains:
- a CDS encoding carbohydrate ABC transporter permease, whose product MSNHDLILSTPAPARPWRERLGSAMPLLVLGPSLVASFVYVFVFTGWTLYISLSNSSLLPTYGFVGLDNYASLWANRRWNIAYTNLFLFSGFYIVGSMAVGLLLAILIDQRVRGEAVWRTIFLYPLAVSFIVTGTVWSWLYNPTDGIQAMVRGLGWTNFSFALASDRHYAIYAVIITGVWQASGFAMALFLAGLRSVDSDLVKAAQIDGASTFRIYRKVLLPTIAPIFLAVAVIQIQFAIKTFDLVAALTKGGPGISTTFPAIYVYDLMFQRGQIGEGAAAAIMMLAALAVVLVPYSFWVVWRRRKEAGHG is encoded by the coding sequence ATGTCAAATCACGACCTGATCCTGTCGACCCCGGCGCCCGCCCGCCCCTGGCGCGAGCGGCTGGGCTCCGCGATGCCCTTGCTGGTGCTCGGCCCCTCGCTTGTGGCGAGCTTCGTCTACGTTTTCGTGTTCACCGGCTGGACGCTCTACATCTCGCTCTCCAACTCCTCGCTGCTCCCGACCTACGGCTTCGTCGGTCTGGACAACTACGCGTCACTCTGGGCGAACCGGCGCTGGAACATCGCTTACACCAACCTCTTTCTCTTCAGCGGTTTCTACATCGTCGGTTCGATGGCCGTGGGGCTGCTGCTGGCGATCCTGATCGACCAGCGTGTGCGCGGCGAAGCGGTCTGGCGCACGATCTTCCTCTATCCGCTGGCCGTCTCCTTCATCGTCACCGGCACGGTCTGGAGTTGGCTCTATAACCCGACCGACGGTATCCAGGCGATGGTGCGCGGATTGGGCTGGACGAATTTCAGCTTCGCGCTCGCCAGCGACCGACACTATGCAATCTATGCGGTGATCATCACCGGTGTCTGGCAGGCCTCGGGCTTTGCCATGGCACTGTTCCTGGCGGGTCTGCGTTCGGTCGATTCGGACCTCGTCAAGGCCGCGCAGATCGACGGCGCATCGACCTTCCGCATCTATCGCAAAGTGCTTCTGCCAACGATTGCGCCGATCTTCCTGGCGGTCGCCGTCATCCAGATCCAGTTCGCCATCAAGACCTTCGACCTCGTGGCGGCCCTCACGAAAGGAGGCCCGGGTATCTCGACCACGTTCCCTGCCATCTACGTCTATGACCTGATGTTCCAACGCGGCCAGATCGGCGAAGGCGCCGCGGCGGCCATCATGATGCTTGCCGCTCTTGCCGTGGTGCTGGTGCCCTATTCGTTCTGGGTGGTCTGGCGCCGGCGCAAGGAGGCCGGCCATGGCTGA
- a CDS encoding carbohydrate ABC transporter permease, whose product MADVSLDQVQDHHAATVAARRHFLTRFVIYGLLVIFAAIYLVPLLVVVLNSFRDQQEIARNGLISLPRSFRLEAWGQAWSTYCIGGTCEGMQRNFYNSLKMTIPATIISTAVGAMNGYILSKWRFKGSEALFTCMLLGVFIPGQISLMPWAFILGNLGLSNSTYGLIVIHVIQGISFTTLFCRNYYVSIPDDLIKAARIDGAGFWRIFRKIILPLSSPILIVTVIWQFTGIWNEYLFGVVFTSGQQQPITAALVALTASGTNVRAYDVMSAAVLIGALPPLLIYLFGGKYFVRGLTQGAIK is encoded by the coding sequence ATGGCTGACGTCTCGCTGGACCAGGTGCAGGATCATCACGCTGCCACAGTTGCGGCGCGCAGGCATTTCCTCACCCGCTTCGTCATCTATGGGCTGCTGGTTATCTTCGCGGCGATCTACCTGGTCCCGTTGTTGGTCGTGGTGCTGAATTCATTCCGCGACCAGCAAGAGATCGCGCGCAACGGGTTGATCTCGCTGCCACGGAGCTTCCGCCTTGAAGCCTGGGGCCAGGCCTGGAGCACCTATTGCATCGGCGGCACCTGCGAGGGCATGCAGCGCAACTTCTACAACTCTCTGAAAATGACGATCCCGGCGACGATCATCTCGACGGCGGTCGGCGCGATGAACGGTTACATCCTGTCGAAATGGCGCTTCAAGGGTTCGGAAGCGCTGTTCACCTGCATGCTCCTCGGCGTCTTCATTCCGGGCCAGATTTCGTTGATGCCCTGGGCGTTCATCCTCGGCAATCTGGGCCTCAGCAATTCGACCTACGGGCTCATCGTCATACATGTCATCCAGGGCATTTCGTTCACCACGCTGTTCTGCCGCAACTACTACGTCAGCATCCCCGACGATCTGATCAAGGCGGCACGCATCGATGGCGCAGGCTTCTGGCGCATCTTCCGCAAGATCATTCTCCCGCTCTCCTCACCGATCCTGATCGTCACGGTGATCTGGCAGTTCACCGGCATCTGGAACGAATATCTGTTCGGTGTCGTCTTCACCTCCGGGCAGCAACAGCCGATCACGGCCGCACTCGTGGCGCTGACGGCAAGCGGCACGAATGTACGCGCCTACGATGTCATGAGCGCCGCCGTGCTGATCGGCGCGCTGCCGCCGCTGCTGATCTATCTCTTCGGTGGCAAGTATTTCGTCCGCGGCCTGACCCAGGGTGCGATCAAGTGA
- a CDS encoding ABC transporter ATP-binding protein codes for MSTLTIRSLRKNYGAVEVLKGIDLEAQNGEFIALVGPSGCGKSTLLAMIAGLETVTSGEIRIDGRLVNSVAPKDRDIAMVFQSYALYPTMTVRENITFGMESRRVPKPQQDEAVKRVAAFLQIEPLLGRKPGQLSGGQRQRVAMGRALVRDPKLFLFDEPLSNLDAKLRVDMRTEIKKLHHRVGKTTVYVTHDQVEAMTLASRIAVMHQGSVQQFDEPATIYNRPANMFVAGFMGSPAMNFLPAELSEEGGRPGVALQAANGKTAVLPIVQTLPSNTPRQLVLGIRPEHIYRFDPDLQRRKPSIAQIDAVVELVEPTGAETMAVLRLGAKEITGRFDPDGTPRMGETVTLGIDMARACLFDPTTQRLI; via the coding sequence ATGTCGACATTGACCATCCGATCCCTGCGCAAGAACTACGGCGCGGTCGAGGTGCTGAAGGGCATCGATCTCGAGGCGCAGAACGGTGAGTTTATCGCGCTGGTCGGACCGTCCGGCTGCGGCAAGTCCACATTGCTCGCGATGATCGCCGGACTGGAAACCGTAACCTCCGGCGAGATCCGCATCGACGGCCGGCTGGTCAATTCGGTTGCACCGAAGGACCGCGACATCGCCATGGTGTTCCAGTCCTACGCGCTTTACCCGACGATGACGGTGCGCGAGAACATCACCTTCGGCATGGAAAGCCGCCGCGTACCGAAGCCGCAACAGGACGAGGCGGTCAAACGGGTTGCTGCGTTCCTGCAGATCGAACCGTTGCTTGGGCGCAAACCCGGACAGCTTTCGGGCGGCCAGCGCCAGCGCGTCGCGATGGGCCGGGCGCTGGTGCGTGATCCGAAACTGTTCCTGTTCGACGAGCCGCTCTCCAATCTCGACGCCAAGCTGCGCGTCGACATGCGTACCGAAATCAAGAAACTGCATCACCGCGTCGGCAAGACGACGGTTTACGTCACCCACGATCAGGTCGAGGCAATGACGCTCGCCTCGCGCATCGCCGTAATGCATCAGGGATCGGTCCAGCAATTCGATGAGCCGGCCACGATCTACAACCGTCCGGCCAACATGTTCGTCGCGGGCTTCATGGGATCGCCGGCGATGAATTTTCTGCCGGCCGAACTGAGCGAGGAAGGCGGTCGCCCTGGCGTTGCCTTGCAGGCCGCCAACGGCAAGACGGCCGTCCTGCCGATCGTCCAGACCCTTCCATCCAATACGCCGCGACAGCTCGTGCTTGGCATCCGGCCGGAGCACATCTACCGGTTTGATCCCGATCTTCAGCGTCGCAAGCCAAGCATCGCGCAAATCGATGCCGTGGTCGAACTGGTCGAGCCGACGGGTGCGGAGACCATGGCCGTTCTGCGCCTGGGCGCCAAGGAGATCACCGGTCGTTTCGATCCCGACGGTACGCCTCGGATGGGTGAGACGGTGACCCTCGGCATCGACATGGCGCGTGCGTGCCTGTTCGACCCGACGACCCAACGCCTGATCTGA
- a CDS encoding SDR family NAD(P)-dependent oxidoreductase — MPFATYPSLADRVVLITGGASGIGADTVRAFTANGARVAFLDLQQEAGEELARELGATAAHPPLFMRCDVTDIAALQAAIGTVRDRLGPVAVLVNNAADDNRHPVIDVTQAYWDHAQDVNLRHHFFAAQAVHPHMKELGFGSIVNFSSIAWRFGAADMAPYATAKAAVVGLTFALARAFGPDNIRVNAIEPGAVITDRQRRLWYKTQASIDQVVQRQMIRRVLLGEEIARTVLFLAADDSRMITKQSITVDAGLR; from the coding sequence TTGCCCTTTGCCACCTATCCGAGCCTGGCCGACCGTGTCGTGCTGATTACCGGCGGCGCGTCTGGCATCGGCGCCGATACGGTTCGCGCCTTCACCGCCAATGGCGCACGCGTCGCGTTTCTCGATCTGCAGCAGGAGGCCGGCGAAGAGCTCGCGCGAGAACTCGGCGCCACGGCAGCGCACCCGCCGCTGTTCATGCGCTGCGACGTGACCGATATTGCCGCCCTCCAGGCTGCGATCGGCACGGTGCGCGACCGCCTCGGACCTGTCGCGGTGCTGGTCAACAACGCCGCCGACGACAATCGCCACCCGGTTATCGACGTGACGCAGGCGTACTGGGACCACGCCCAGGACGTGAACCTCAGGCACCACTTCTTTGCCGCCCAGGCCGTGCATCCGCACATGAAGGAACTGGGCTTTGGTTCGATCGTCAATTTTTCCTCGATCGCCTGGCGTTTCGGCGCGGCGGACATGGCGCCCTATGCGACGGCCAAGGCTGCAGTGGTCGGATTGACATTCGCGCTGGCGCGGGCGTTTGGTCCCGACAACATCCGCGTCAATGCCATCGAGCCGGGCGCCGTCATCACCGACCGGCAACGGCGGCTTTGGTACAAGACGCAGGCGTCGATCGACCAGGTGGTGCAGCGCCAGATGATCCGCCGGGTTCTGCTGGGCGAGGAGATCGCGCGTACGGTGCTGTTCCTCGCCGCCGACGATAGCCGCATGATCACCAAGCAGTCGATCACCGTGGATGCCGGTCTGCGATGA
- a CDS encoding sugar phosphate isomerase/epimerase family protein — MLQVGLNPYGLTYHLGLQARGTPRANPKPAGLEGFIALATELGARVLEIWVPWLTELSDDAVIALRERLAGLGITPIVSGGLLVGEPLDAAFRAARLLRVKIIRTALTPVLCGDRNAAGEKWGEFAGTIRDRLKEWGPRAIAEGHVLAIENHQDFTSQELVDFCALGGEGIGVTFDTGNTFPVGEAPLDFARRIAPYVRHVHLKDYRVQFTTEGYRLIRCAIGDGAVPFAQLFAVLAEHHDRMTAVLEPGALEARHVRFLSDDWWHGYPPKTAREFAACLRAAQRNRLPDDADYRTPWEREDDGSLVSYELDMIRRSAANMRNLGLMKVEKI; from the coding sequence ATGCTCCAGGTCGGCCTGAACCCCTACGGTCTGACCTATCATCTCGGCCTCCAGGCCCGCGGCACGCCACGCGCCAATCCCAAGCCGGCAGGGCTGGAAGGTTTCATCGCGCTTGCGACCGAACTTGGCGCGCGGGTGCTGGAGATCTGGGTGCCATGGCTGACGGAGCTTTCCGACGACGCGGTGATCGCGCTGCGCGAAAGGCTTGCAGGCCTTGGGATCACACCGATCGTCAGCGGCGGCCTTCTGGTGGGCGAACCGCTCGACGCGGCATTTCGAGCCGCTCGCCTGCTGAGGGTGAAAATCATCCGAACCGCGCTGACGCCGGTTCTGTGTGGCGACCGCAACGCCGCCGGCGAGAAATGGGGCGAGTTCGCCGGCACCATTCGAGACAGATTGAAGGAATGGGGCCCCCGCGCGATTGCCGAGGGCCATGTGCTTGCGATCGAAAACCACCAGGACTTCACCAGCCAGGAACTCGTCGATTTCTGCGCGCTCGGCGGCGAAGGCATCGGCGTCACTTTTGACACCGGCAACACATTCCCTGTCGGCGAAGCGCCGCTCGATTTTGCGCGGCGGATCGCACCTTATGTCCGCCATGTCCACCTCAAGGACTACCGCGTGCAATTCACGACCGAAGGCTACAGGCTGATCCGTTGTGCCATCGGCGATGGCGCAGTGCCGTTTGCCCAGCTGTTCGCAGTTCTTGCCGAACATCACGATCGCATGACCGCCGTTCTGGAACCAGGCGCATTGGAGGCGAGGCATGTCCGCTTTCTCAGCGACGACTGGTGGCACGGCTATCCGCCGAAAACGGCGCGCGAATTTGCCGCCTGCCTGCGGGCCGCGCAGCGCAATCGCCTACCCGACGACGCTGACTACCGTACCCCTTGGGAGCGCGAAGACGACGGTTCCCTCGTTTCCTATGAGCTCGACATGATCCGGCGCAGCGCCGCCAACATGCGCAACCTTGGTTTGATGAAAGTGGAGAAGATCTGA
- a CDS encoding SDR family NAD(P)-dependent oxidoreductase, producing MATRELDGLTAFVTGSGRGLGRVMAERLAELGANVAIHDMDETAPAKYGEFANLGEVVERLKRHGTRVTSVTGNIGDQKAVAEMKRKIEADLGDVHVLVNCAGGDIGAKGGKPTPNNALDIELEDIRVLTENNLIGTMLVCQAFVPPMKQRGGGSVINIASAAAHLGVSPEVVYSTLKAAVVHYTRCLAKELIDDGVRVNAVSPGATKTARFQATRVVDPTRMDSSKKSLNRYAEPEEIAEAVAFLAGPRARFINGQVIRVDGGFTIFPG from the coding sequence ATGGCGACACGTGAACTCGATGGATTGACCGCCTTCGTCACCGGCTCCGGTCGTGGCCTTGGTCGCGTGATGGCCGAGCGCCTGGCGGAACTCGGCGCCAATGTCGCGATCCATGACATGGATGAAACAGCACCGGCCAAATATGGCGAGTTCGCCAATCTCGGCGAGGTGGTCGAGCGCCTGAAGCGGCATGGCACGAGGGTCACTTCGGTAACCGGAAACATTGGCGACCAGAAGGCAGTGGCCGAGATGAAGCGCAAGATCGAGGCCGATCTCGGTGACGTGCATGTGCTTGTCAATTGTGCCGGCGGCGACATCGGCGCCAAGGGCGGCAAGCCGACCCCCAACAACGCCCTCGACATCGAACTGGAAGACATCCGCGTGCTCACGGAGAACAATCTGATCGGCACGATGCTGGTCTGCCAGGCTTTCGTGCCGCCAATGAAGCAGCGCGGCGGCGGTTCCGTCATCAACATCGCGTCGGCGGCAGCACATCTCGGCGTCTCACCCGAGGTCGTCTACTCGACGTTGAAGGCCGCGGTCGTACATTACACGCGCTGTCTCGCCAAAGAACTGATTGACGATGGCGTGCGTGTCAATGCGGTCAGCCCCGGCGCCACCAAGACGGCCCGGTTCCAGGCGACCCGAGTGGTAGATCCCACGCGCATGGATTCGAGCAAGAAATCGCTGAACCGCTATGCGGAGCCGGAAGAAATCGCCGAGGCAGTGGCCTTTCTCGCCGGTCCGCGCGCGCGCTTCATCAACGGCCAGGTCATCCGCGTCGATGGCGGTTTCACTATCTTCCCAGGCTAA